TGTGAGAGTCTATCCAGGGATACCAGTTATCCCTGGGTGACTCTCGATTTTTGACCAGGTGTACTTAGTGTGGTGCAACCGGCCACGCACAAAGTAAGAATTTGCTTGTTTCGCGGATATCAATTTTAACTGAAAGGTGGAATCATCGTGTTAAATAACAAACTAGCGACGCTAATGCGTAGCGGCCTACTCAGCCTTATGTTCGTATTGTTTTCGCCGGCAGTAGCGTTTGCAAGTGAAGCCAATTTGAAGATACCGCACTTGAGCCAATCGCAAAACCATCTTCTGCTGGGCGGGATTCTGGTGTGCGTTTTAGGGATGCTTTTTGGCTTGTACCAGTTTATGAAGGTCAAGCAGTATAAGGCCCATCAGTCTATGCTGGATGTGGCTAACACCATCTATGAGACCTGTAAGACCTACCTCATTCAGCAGGGTAAATTCTTGGTTATACTTTTTGCCTTTATAGGCTTTTGTATAGCCTTCTACTTTGGCTTCCTGCAGAATACACCAATTAGTGGGGTATTGCTTATACTGGGTTGGACTATAATAGGCATTCTTGGTTCCTACAGCGTGGCCTGGTATGGCATTCGTATGAACACACTGGCTAACAGCAGGACAGCTTTTGCCGCACTGGAGAGAAAGCCGCTTAAGGTCTTGAACATTGCTCTCGACGCAGGAATGAGTATCGGGGTGCTTCTGGTCTGCGTCGAGCTGATTATGATGTTGATTATCCTGCTGTTCGTCCCTCGGGAATTGGCAGGGGCCAGCTTTATCGGCTTTGCAGTGGGTGAGTCCCTAGGGGCCAGTGCCCTGAGAATTGCTGGCGGGATTTTCACCAAGATTGCCGACATCGGTTCTGACTTGATGAAGATTGTGTTTGGGATTAAAGAAGACGACCCCCGTAATCCAGGGGTAATTGCCGACTGTACCGGGGATAATGCAGGTGACAGTGTAGGACCTACCGCGGATGGATTCGAGACTTATGGGGTCACAGGCGTAGCGCTGGTCACATTCATCGTCCTGGCGGTGGCACCCGCACTACAGACTACCCTTCTTACCTGGATATTTGTAATGCGTGTTTTGATGGTTATTACCTCAGTGGCTTCGTTCTACCTTAACAGAGCTATGAGCCAGGCGAAATACGCCAACAAAGATGAGATCGACTTTGAACAACCGCTGACCAGTCTGGTATGGATTACCTCAATCTTGTCTATCGTTGGTACGTTTGCTGCCAGCTATTACATTTTGGGACCGGGGTCAGGAGCGGCTCCTGAGCTACAGCGACTGTGGGCGGTGTTGGCCGTTATCATCAGCTGTGGTACCCTGGGGGCAGCTCTCATACCTGAATTTACCAAAATTTTTACCAGTCCCAAGTCAAAGCACGTAGCAGAGGTCGTAAAAGCTTCCAGGGAAGGAGGCCCGTCATTGAATATCCTTTCGGGCCTGGTTGCTGGCAATTTCAGCGCGTTTTGGATCGGCATGGTGTTCTTAGTGCTTATGTACATTGCCTACTATGCAAGCGGTCAGGGGTTAAACGAGATTATGATCTATCCCTCCATATTCGCTTTTGGTCTGGTGGCCTTTGGAATGCTGGGCATGGGTCCGGTCACCATTGCGGTTGATAGTTATGGCCCCGTTACCGATAACGCGCAGTCTATCTACGAGCTTTCTCTGATTGAAGCTATTCCCGACGTGGAGAAAGAAATTGAAAGAGATTTCGGTTTCGCTCCGGATTTCGACAAGGCAAAATACTACCTCGAAGCTAACGATGGCGCGGGCAATACCTTTAAGGCAACCGCCAAGCCAGTGCTAATAGGTACGGCTGTGGTCGGTGCCACGACCATGATATTCTCCTTAATTTTGGTTATTCAGAGCGTACTAGGCGTAAAGCCGGAAAGCATTCTTACCATACTGAATCCTTACTGTATCTTAGGGTTCATATGCGGAGGAGCTGTGATCTACTGGTTTACTGGTGCGTCAACGCAGGCAGTCACTACTGGCGCTTACAGGGCGGTCGCATACATTAAGAGAAACATCAGTCTTGATGAAAACGCTAGCCAAAAAGCGGCCACAGAAAAGTCTAAAGAAGTGGTAAGAATATGTACCCAGTATGCTCAATCCGGGATGTTCAACATCTTTATAGCCATATTCTCCTTTGCCCTGGCATTTGCATGTCTGTCAGCGCCGAAGAACTATGAAGCACCGGTAGCGCTGTTCGTGTCCTACTTGATTTCAATCGCAGTATTCGGTTTATTCCAGGCAGTTTTCATGGCTAATGCCGGTGGGTGTTGGGACAACGCGAAAAAGGTTGTAGAAGTCGACCTGCAGGAAAAGGGAACTGAGTTGCATGACGCTACCGTAGTCGGCGATACCGTAGGCGACCCTTTCAAGGATACTTCGGCAGTAGCACTGAACCCGATTATCAAGTTTACGACTTTATTCGGTTTATTGGCCATGGAAATAGCCATATCCGAGTCCTTTAGAGGGGTAGCGCCCGTAGCTGGCGGTGTGTTCTTGATCATAGCTCTAATCTTCGTATGGCGTTCATTCTATGGGATGAGGATACCCACAGAAGGTTAAGGTTCGATTTCTTATAACCGCCAAATAAAAACGAGAAAGCCCGCAGGTATACTGCGGGCTTTCTCCGTTTGGGGGGGAGGGACACCAAAGGGATAAAGGGATGTGTTATAAGAAAATAAAGGTATTTTCTATCTAAATGTTCTCCCTCAAAAAGCGCAAGGCCGTTTTCAAGGAGATATTTTCCAATTCCAGTCCTTCGACTTTTGCTTCTAACTGGCGCACTCGCTTGCGATAGTTTTCAACGGTTACACTTCCATAACGAAAGTAATCTCTGGCTCCTTTCACCAGCTGAGCTTTCCACTCGCGGAGTTCCGGTTCTGACAATCCATACTGACGACAGTACTCAGACACTGGTTTTCCGGACTTAATAAAATCGATCACTATTTTTACCTTATCTTCGGCAGTGTAATTGTATCCGCTGGTTTTCATGGTTTGATTCCTCACTCGGGGTTCTTATCCAGGTCATACTGTACAAATTCAGACCAATTACCTCTTATAGATGGGCTATAAGCAAAAATCATGCCAACATCCTCTCGGATCTTCCATTGACCTAGTCTTTGGTACTTACACTACTGGTGCCCAAATGGTTGGGGATACAATGCCCCCGTTAGAGGGCTCCCCAACCTGGCTTCTTCAGGCTGACTGTGTATCAACCTTTCAGTCTATAGAGGTATTACCTAGAGAACTTCGATAATGGTTGCCATGGCAGGGCCTCCACCCGCGCAGAGGGCTGCACACCCGTATCTCAGGTTCCGGCGTTTCATCTCGTTTATAAGGGTAATTACTAAACGAAGTCCGGTACACCCTACGGGATGCCCCAGGGAGATCCCAGACCCGTTTACGTTAATCTTTTCCGTATCGAGCTTCAATTCACGGTTGCACGCAAGGAACTGGGCAGCAAACGCCTCATTGATCTCCCAAAGCTGAACATCATCTAAGCTCATTCCTGCAAATTTGAGGGCCCGTTTGACCGCCGGGACCACGCCGATGCCCATAATGCGCGGTTCAACAGCCGCCGAAGCCGTGGCCACTATGCGGGCGAGCGGTTTGATTCCTAATTCCACTGCCTTGTCGTGAGCCATAACCACGGCTGCACACGCCGCATCATTAATTGACGACGCGTTTCCGGCAGTGACGGTTCCGTCCTTCTTAAAAGCAGGCTTGAGTTTAGCCAAGCTTTCTAGCGTGGTGTCCGGATTAGGATGTTCGTCGGTGTCAAACAGGAAAGTCTCTTTCTTAGTCTTTACTTCGACGGGCACTATTTCGTCTTTAAACTTGCCCTCCTTGATAGCCTGGCAGGCACGCTGGTGGCTTATGAAGGCCCACTCGTCCTGTTCTTCTCGGCTGATATTGTACATTTCTGCCAGGTTCTCAGCGGTAATTCCTTGATGACCGTTTCCGAACGCGTCTATCAACGCATCGTAGAGCATGCCGTCAACAAGCTCTCCATTTCCCATGCGGTAACCAGTGCGAGCTTTGAGCAAGAGATAAGGGACATTACTCATGCTTTCTATGCCTACGGCAGCACCCGCGTCGATCTTGCCTAGCATGATTTCCTGGCTAATAATTTCGAGGGCCCGCATGGCCGAAGGGCATTGCTGATTGACAGTAACCGAAACCGTTTCCACCGGGCAGCCAGCGCCGATGGTGATTTGCCTTGCTGGATTTCCCTTACAACCGGCCTGGTATACATGCCCGGCGGCGACTTCTTCTACGGTATCCGGGCTAATGCCAGCACTATTAATGGCAGCTTTGAGCGCAATTGTTCCTAGATCAACTGCAGAAAAATCTTTAAGCGCTCCTAAAAAATTGCCGATTGCGGTCCTCTTCCCACTTACTATTACGACATCGCGCATTTCGAAACTACTCCTTTCGTCTCTAAAAATGATCGGTTTAATCTGATACGCTTAACTTCCGATTCCACCCCCAGTTCTACTTAGCTTGTTCTCAAGGTATGCAATGCAAATAACATGCCAAGAGCCGCAACGCGCCCATCAAACATTTGTGGGCTATGCGTGCTGACGGATTTATAAAGAAGTGGTGAACTGTTTCACGATTGAAACTGCTCCCAAAACAGTGAAACCATGCAATTTCACGAATGAACCTAAAATAACAAACAAGCAAACTCAGCGCGGAGATGACTTACCGTGCTAGGGGCGCGGCATGCTGCAGAATTCTATGACCATTCGCACGGCTTCGCCTACCTCCTGCTTACAAGAGCTGTGTTGATTCCTGGCTATCCAGACCTTTTGCTTGTTACACCTTTGGCACAGAAATTGCACGACACTGTGACAACGGGGTCTGAAAGGTCTATTAAATTGAACTCCGGACCTGAACGGATATTTCCCCACGGCGCCATGTTTTTGCACATCTGTTGAGAACGAATAAATCGATCGCCTAGGGAAAGCGAAGGTGTCGGGGCTCAAGCAAAACCCGGTAAGGGTCAGTAACTAATCGCCGGTAGACTTGTAGGACAGGGCAGATAAGAGAGGAGGGATGCTATATTGGCCTTTGTTCAAGTGGGGGGTCGTTGCAGAGCAGATTTGATAACTGCACCTCCATGAGAACACTTAGCCAACCTAATGAGGAAAGGGATTGAGACCAACAAGTGGAAAGGCAGGTTGTTTGGAGACATGTCGTATAATTACGCGTACAAGACAAGAGAGCACAAATTCATATTGAAAGAATGGCTCCCGCTTAGCCAGATATTCGCTTATGACAGGTTTAAAGACTACTACACTGTGGATGACGTAGACCCGATATTGGACCAGATATACAAGATTGCGAAAGAAGTAGTCGCTCCAGCTGCTAACGATGGGGTCAACAATCCTGTCTATTTAAAAGACGGAGAGGTGTTTGTCCCTGAGTCTTTCAAGGGGCTATTCAAGTACGTTCAGGAAAACGGGTGGGGTACAAGCAACCTCGATCAACACGGAGAGGGTGCACTCCCGCTAACGCTTCTGAACGTTGTAAACGAGCTACTGATAGCCGCTAACCCTTCGTTGATGAGCTACGTTGTTTTAACAACCGGAGCAGCGGGACTTATCGAATCCTTCGGCGATGAACGCTTGAAGAACATGTTTCTCCCTAAAATGTTCGACGGGTCATGGTCAGGCACCATGTGTTTAACTGAGCCTAGTGCCGGTTCTGATGTGGGCGATATAC
The sequence above is drawn from the Syntrophothermus lipocalidus DSM 12680 genome and encodes:
- a CDS encoding transposase, encoding MKTSGYNYTAEDKVKIVIDFIKSGKPVSEYCRQYGLSEPELREWKAQLVKGARDYFRYGSVTVENYRKRVRQLEAKVEGLELENISLKTALRFLRENI
- a CDS encoding thiolase family protein translates to MRDVVIVSGKRTAIGNFLGALKDFSAVDLGTIALKAAINSAGISPDTVEEVAAGHVYQAGCKGNPARQITIGAGCPVETVSVTVNQQCPSAMRALEIISQEIMLGKIDAGAAVGIESMSNVPYLLLKARTGYRMGNGELVDGMLYDALIDAFGNGHQGITAENLAEMYNISREEQDEWAFISHQRACQAIKEGKFKDEIVPVEVKTKKETFLFDTDEHPNPDTTLESLAKLKPAFKKDGTVTAGNASSINDAACAAVVMAHDKAVELGIKPLARIVATASAAVEPRIMGIGVVPAVKRALKFAGMSLDDVQLWEINEAFAAQFLACNRELKLDTEKINVNGSGISLGHPVGCTGLRLVITLINEMKRRNLRYGCAALCAGGGPAMATIIEVL
- a CDS encoding sodium-translocating pyrophosphatase, which codes for MRSGLLSLMFVLFSPAVAFASEANLKIPHLSQSQNHLLLGGILVCVLGMLFGLYQFMKVKQYKAHQSMLDVANTIYETCKTYLIQQGKFLVILFAFIGFCIAFYFGFLQNTPISGVLLILGWTIIGILGSYSVAWYGIRMNTLANSRTAFAALERKPLKVLNIALDAGMSIGVLLVCVELIMMLIILLFVPRELAGASFIGFAVGESLGASALRIAGGIFTKIADIGSDLMKIVFGIKEDDPRNPGVIADCTGDNAGDSVGPTADGFETYGVTGVALVTFIVLAVAPALQTTLLTWIFVMRVLMVITSVASFYLNRAMSQAKYANKDEIDFEQPLTSLVWITSILSIVGTFAASYYILGPGSGAAPELQRLWAVLAVIISCGTLGAALIPEFTKIFTSPKSKHVAEVVKASREGGPSLNILSGLVAGNFSAFWIGMVFLVLMYIAYYASGQGLNEIMIYPSIFAFGLVAFGMLGMGPVTIAVDSYGPVTDNAQSIYELSLIEAIPDVEKEIERDFGFAPDFDKAKYYLEANDGAGNTFKATAKPVLIGTAVVGATTMIFSLILVIQSVLGVKPESILTILNPYCILGFICGGAVIYWFTGASTQAVTTGAYRAVAYIKRNISLDENASQKAATEKSKEVVRICTQYAQSGMFNIFIAIFSFALAFACLSAPKNYEAPVALFVSYLISIAVFGLFQAVFMANAGGCWDNAKKVVEVDLQEKGTELHDATVVGDTVGDPFKDTSAVALNPIIKFTTLFGLLAMEIAISESFRGVAPVAGGVFLIIALIFVWRSFYGMRIPTEG